The following proteins are co-located in the Mycolicibacterium goodii genome:
- the lpdA gene encoding dihydrolipoyl dehydrogenase, giving the protein MTHFDVVVLGAGPGGYVAAIRAAQLGLNTAIVEPKYWGGVCLNVGCIPSKALLRNAELAHLFNKEAKTFGISGEATFDYGAAFDRSRKVADGRVAGVHFLMKKNKITEIHGYGKFTGPNSLEVALNDGGTETVEFANAIIATGSSTRLVPGTSLSDNVVTYETQILSRELPGSIIIAGAGAIGMEFAYVLKNYGVDVTIVEFLPRALPNEDAEVSKEIEKQYKKLGVKILTGTKVEGISDDGSTVKVTVSKDGKSEELKADKVLQAIGFAPNVEGYGLEKAGVELTDRKAIGIDDYMCTNVPHIYAIGDVTGKLQLAHVAEAQGVVAAETIAGAETLPLGDYRMMPRATFCQPQVASFGLTEEQAREEGYDVKVAKFPFTANGKAHGLADPTGFVKLIADSKYGELLGGHLIGPDVSELLPELTLAQKWDLTVNELTRNVHTHPTLSEALQECFHGLAGHMINF; this is encoded by the coding sequence GTGACCCACTTTGACGTTGTCGTTCTTGGAGCCGGACCCGGTGGATACGTCGCGGCCATCCGTGCTGCCCAGCTGGGACTGAATACCGCAATCGTTGAACCCAAGTACTGGGGCGGCGTGTGTCTCAATGTCGGGTGCATCCCGTCCAAGGCGTTGCTGCGCAACGCCGAGCTCGCCCACCTCTTCAACAAGGAAGCCAAGACCTTCGGCATCAGTGGTGAGGCGACGTTCGACTACGGCGCGGCGTTCGACCGCAGCCGCAAGGTCGCCGACGGCCGCGTGGCGGGCGTGCACTTCCTGATGAAGAAGAACAAGATCACCGAGATCCACGGCTACGGGAAGTTCACCGGTCCCAACAGCCTGGAGGTCGCCCTCAACGACGGCGGCACCGAGACCGTCGAGTTCGCCAACGCGATCATCGCGACCGGCAGCAGCACCCGCCTGGTGCCCGGCACGTCACTGTCGGACAACGTGGTCACCTACGAGACCCAGATCCTCTCGCGTGAGCTGCCCGGCTCGATCATCATCGCCGGTGCCGGCGCGATCGGCATGGAGTTCGCCTACGTCCTGAAGAACTACGGCGTCGACGTCACGATCGTGGAGTTCCTGCCCCGCGCGCTGCCCAACGAGGACGCCGAGGTCTCCAAGGAGATCGAGAAGCAGTACAAGAAGCTGGGCGTGAAGATCCTCACCGGCACCAAGGTCGAGGGGATCTCGGACGACGGCTCGACCGTGAAGGTCACCGTCAGCAAGGACGGCAAGAGCGAGGAACTCAAGGCCGACAAGGTGCTGCAGGCCATCGGGTTCGCGCCCAACGTCGAGGGCTACGGCCTGGAGAAGGCCGGCGTCGAGCTCACCGACCGCAAGGCCATCGGCATCGACGACTACATGTGCACCAACGTGCCGCACATCTACGCCATCGGCGATGTCACCGGCAAGCTGCAGCTCGCCCACGTCGCCGAGGCCCAGGGCGTGGTCGCGGCTGAAACCATCGCCGGCGCCGAGACGCTGCCGCTCGGCGATTACCGGATGATGCCGCGCGCCACGTTCTGCCAGCCGCAGGTCGCGAGCTTCGGGCTCACCGAGGAGCAGGCGCGCGAGGAGGGCTACGACGTGAAGGTGGCGAAGTTCCCGTTCACCGCAAACGGCAAGGCGCACGGTCTGGCCGATCCGACCGGGTTCGTCAAGCTCATCGCCGACAGCAAGTACGGCGAACTGCTCGGCGGGCACCTCATCGGCCCCGACGTCTCCGAGTTGCTGCCTGAGCTGACCCTGGCCCAGAAGTGGGACCTGACCGTCAACGAACTCACCCGCAACGTGCACACCCACCCGACGTTGTCGGAGGCGTTGCAGGAATGCTTCCACGGCCTGGCCGGCCACATGATCAACTTTTGA
- a CDS encoding DUF779 domain-containing protein, whose translation MSTPSRALITAAAADLLARLQKTHGALMFHQSGGCCDGSSPMCYPEGDFIVGDRDVLLGVLDVGDGVPVWISGPQFEAWKHTQLVIDVVPGRGGGFSLEAPEGMRFLSRGRAFSDDENEQLAAQPPITGAQYAEGARPVHIETRIVAEAEDACPVPGR comes from the coding sequence ATGAGCACCCCGTCGAGGGCCCTGATCACCGCGGCGGCCGCCGATCTGCTGGCGCGGTTGCAGAAGACGCACGGCGCATTGATGTTTCATCAATCCGGCGGCTGCTGTGACGGGTCGTCACCGATGTGTTACCCCGAGGGCGACTTCATCGTCGGTGACCGCGACGTCCTGCTCGGGGTGCTCGACGTCGGCGACGGTGTCCCGGTGTGGATCTCCGGGCCGCAGTTCGAGGCGTGGAAACACACCCAGCTGGTGATCGACGTGGTGCCGGGCCGCGGCGGGGGCTTCAGCCTCGAAGCGCCCGAGGGCATGCGGTTCCTGTCGCGGGGCCGCGCGTTCAGCGACGACGAGAACGAGCAACTCGCCGCCCAGCCGCCCATCACCGGCGCGCAGTACGCCGAGGGTGCCCGCCCGGTCCACATCGAGACCCGCATCGTCGCCGAGGCCGAGGACGCCTGCCCGGTGCCGGGGCGCTGA
- the adh gene encoding aldehyde dehydrogenase has translation MTVFSRPGATDALMSFESRYENFIGGEWVAPVEGRYFENPTPVTGQVFCEVARSSEADIDKALDAAHAAAPGWGRTAPAERALILNRIADRMEQNLEALALAEAWDNGKPIRETLNADIPLAIDHFRYFASAVRAQEGSLSQIDEDTVAYHFHEPLGVVGQIIPWNFPILMAVWKLAPALAAGNAVVLKPAEQTPVSVLYLMSLIADLLPAGVANVVNGFGVEAGKPLASSNRIAKIAFTGETTTGRLIMQYASQNLIPVTLELGGKSPNIFFSDVMAAADEFHDKALEGFTMFALNQGEVCTCPSRSLIQSDIYDEFLELAAIRTKAVRQGDPLDTETMIGSQASNDQFEKILSYIEIGKSEGARIVTGGERADLGGDLSGGYYIQPTIFTGHNKMRIFQEEIFGPVVAVTSFSDYDDAISIANDTLYGLGAGVWSRDGNTAYRAGRDIKAGRVWTNCYHQYPAHAAFGGYKQSGIGRENHKMMLDHYQQTKNLLVSYSNKAQGFF, from the coding sequence ATGACAGTGTTTTCCCGCCCTGGTGCAACAGACGCTCTCATGTCATTTGAGTCCCGTTACGAGAATTTCATCGGCGGTGAGTGGGTGGCGCCGGTCGAGGGCCGGTATTTCGAGAACCCGACGCCGGTGACGGGTCAGGTGTTCTGCGAGGTGGCCCGCTCCAGCGAGGCCGACATCGACAAGGCCCTCGACGCCGCCCATGCGGCCGCACCCGGGTGGGGCAGGACCGCCCCGGCCGAACGTGCGCTGATCCTCAACCGCATCGCCGACCGCATGGAGCAGAATTTGGAGGCACTGGCGCTCGCGGAGGCGTGGGACAACGGCAAGCCGATCCGCGAGACGCTCAACGCCGACATCCCGCTGGCGATCGACCACTTCCGCTACTTCGCCTCCGCGGTGCGCGCGCAGGAGGGCTCGCTGAGCCAGATCGACGAGGACACCGTGGCCTACCACTTCCACGAGCCGCTGGGTGTGGTCGGGCAGATCATCCCGTGGAACTTCCCGATCCTGATGGCGGTGTGGAAGCTCGCCCCGGCGCTGGCCGCGGGCAACGCGGTGGTGCTCAAGCCCGCCGAGCAGACCCCCGTCTCGGTGCTCTACCTCATGTCGCTGATCGCGGATCTGCTGCCCGCGGGTGTGGCCAACGTCGTCAACGGGTTCGGTGTGGAGGCCGGCAAGCCGCTGGCGTCGAGCAACCGCATCGCCAAGATCGCGTTCACCGGTGAGACCACCACGGGCCGGCTGATCATGCAGTACGCATCGCAGAACCTGATCCCGGTCACGTTGGAGCTGGGTGGCAAGAGCCCCAACATCTTCTTCTCCGATGTCATGGCCGCCGCCGACGAGTTCCACGACAAGGCGCTGGAAGGGTTCACGATGTTCGCCCTCAACCAGGGCGAGGTGTGCACCTGCCCGTCGCGGTCGCTGATCCAGTCCGACATCTACGACGAGTTCCTCGAACTCGCGGCGATCCGCACCAAGGCCGTGCGTCAGGGCGATCCGTTGGACACCGAGACCATGATCGGCTCCCAGGCGTCCAACGACCAGTTCGAGAAGATCCTGTCCTACATCGAGATCGGCAAGAGCGAGGGCGCCCGCATCGTGACCGGCGGCGAGCGCGCCGACCTCGGCGGTGACCTCTCGGGCGGTTACTACATCCAGCCGACCATCTTCACCGGCCACAACAAGATGCGGATCTTCCAGGAGGAGATCTTCGGGCCGGTGGTGGCGGTCACGTCGTTCAGTGACTACGACGACGCGATCTCGATCGCCAACGACACGCTCTACGGTCTGGGTGCCGGGGTGTGGAGCCGCGACGGGAACACCGCATATCGTGCCGGTCGTGACATCAAGGCCGGCCGGGTGTGGACCAACTGCTACCACCAGTACCCGGCGCACGCGGCGTTCGGTGGGTACAAGCAGTCCGGCATCGGCCGGGAGAACCACAAGATGATGCTCGACCACTACCAGCAGACCAAGAACCTGTTGGTGAGCTACAGCAACAAGGCGCAGGGATTCTTCTGA